A part of Acaryochloris thomasi RCC1774 genomic DNA contains:
- a CDS encoding NAD(P)H-quinone oxidoreductase subunit 4: protein MLTQIPWLTVLIAFPLVSAIAIPILPDPNGKTTRWYALSTALIELALMVYAFWGNYTFSLADLQLTETYPWVPQIGLNWSLAVDGLSMPLILLTGFINALAIFAAWNVTKKTKLFYCLMLVLLSAQIGVFAAQDMLLFFLMWEIELIPVYLLISIWGGPQRQYAATKFILYTAVGSIFILVAGLAMAFYGDTTTFDMAALAQKHYPLAFEMLSYIGLLIAFGVKLPIFPFHTWLPDAHGEASAPVSMVLAGVLLKMGGYGLIRMNVQMLPHAHIHLAPILAVLGVVNIVYGALNAFSQANLKRCLACSSISHMGFVLIGIATLSNLGLNGAVLQMVSHGLIAASLFFLAGIIYDRTHTLTIEKMGGMAKLMPTVFALFTISGMASLALPGMSGFVGELTIFLGVANTTVYTASFKLMVILLAAVGLILTPIYLLSMLRRVFYGKAGDIASSAWIDAQPREVFITICLLLPIIGIGLYPKIVMQTYDVTTMAIAQNLEQEVTVVAQQGHFSSALALQEFHAPDLSTSGQKIMGVMNPAR, encoded by the coding sequence ATGCTTACTCAAATTCCTTGGCTTACGGTTTTAATCGCCTTTCCTTTAGTGAGTGCGATCGCAATTCCCATCCTTCCAGATCCAAACGGGAAAACGACTCGCTGGTACGCCCTCTCTACGGCCTTAATTGAACTGGCCCTAATGGTTTACGCCTTCTGGGGAAACTACACCTTTAGCCTTGCAGACCTTCAGCTCACAGAGACCTACCCGTGGGTCCCACAAATTGGCCTCAATTGGTCTCTAGCCGTTGACGGCCTTTCAATGCCGCTGATTCTGCTGACGGGCTTCATCAACGCATTAGCAATCTTCGCCGCCTGGAACGTCACGAAAAAGACAAAACTGTTCTACTGTTTGATGCTAGTTCTGCTCAGTGCTCAGATTGGAGTCTTCGCCGCTCAAGATATGCTCCTGTTTTTCCTGATGTGGGAGATTGAGCTGATTCCGGTCTATCTACTGATTTCGATTTGGGGCGGACCGCAGCGTCAGTACGCCGCCACTAAGTTCATTCTTTACACAGCCGTTGGCTCCATCTTTATTTTGGTCGCTGGCCTAGCAATGGCTTTCTATGGCGACACCACCACCTTTGATATGGCAGCATTGGCTCAAAAGCATTATCCGCTGGCCTTTGAGATGCTTAGCTACATTGGTCTTCTGATTGCCTTCGGCGTCAAGCTACCAATCTTCCCATTCCACACATGGCTACCTGATGCCCACGGTGAAGCCTCTGCTCCCGTCTCAATGGTTTTAGCTGGAGTTCTCCTGAAGATGGGAGGCTATGGATTGATTCGTATGAACGTCCAAATGCTGCCCCACGCTCACATTCACTTAGCCCCTATATTGGCAGTCCTAGGCGTAGTCAACATTGTCTACGGGGCATTGAACGCCTTCAGCCAAGCTAACTTGAAACGTTGTCTGGCCTGCTCGTCTATCTCTCACATGGGATTCGTTCTGATCGGCATCGCCACCTTGAGCAACCTGGGTCTCAATGGAGCAGTCCTCCAGATGGTCTCGCACGGACTGATTGCAGCCTCACTCTTCTTCCTCGCTGGGATTATCTACGATCGCACCCACACCCTCACGATTGAGAAAATGGGTGGCATGGCAAAGCTAATGCCCACAGTCTTCGCTTTATTCACGATTAGCGGCATGGCGTCATTGGCGCTACCCGGCATGAGTGGCTTCGTGGGTGAGCTAACGATCTTCCTGGGTGTAGCGAACACAACGGTCTACACCGCTTCCTTCAAATTGATGGTGATCTTGTTAGCGGCGGTTGGCTTGATTTTGACCCCTATTTATCTGCTATCCATGCTGCGCCGCGTGTTCTACGGCAAAGCAGGTGATATTGCATCTTCTGCCTGGATTGATGCCCAGCCTCGAGAAGTCTTCATCACCATCTGCCTATTGCTACCGATTATTGGGATTGGTCTCTATCCCAAAATAGTGATGCAGACCTACGATGTAACGACGATGGCCATTGCCCAGAATCTAGAGCAAGAAGTGACGGTTGTTGCGCAGCAAGGTCATTTTTCCAGTGCGCTGGCGCTTCAAGAATTTCATGCCCCTGACCTATCTACTTCTGGTCAAAAAATCATGGGAGTTATGAATCCAGCTCGATAG
- a CDS encoding 30S ribosomal protein S1: MVNQQTSAPDVGFTHEDFAALLDQYDYHFNTGDVVPGTVFSLEPRGALIDIGAKTAAYIPIQEMSINRIENPEEVLQSLEMREFFILADENEDGQLTLSIRRIEYMRAWERVRQLQEEDATVRSAVFATNRGGALVRIEGLRGFIPGSHISTRSAKEELIGEDLPLKFLEVDEERNRLVLSHRRALVERKMNRLEVGEVVVGTVRGIKPYGAFIDIGGVSGLLHISEISHDHIDTPHSVFGVNDQLKVMIIDLDAERGRISLSTKQLEPEPGDMVKNPQIVFDKAEEMAAKYREEVLAKRQQAEQPQEADVEEEATAAV, from the coding sequence ATGGTCAATCAGCAAACCTCAGCACCAGATGTGGGTTTTACTCACGAAGATTTTGCGGCTCTACTCGATCAATATGATTACCACTTCAATACTGGGGATGTGGTCCCTGGTACGGTATTCAGCCTAGAGCCAAGGGGTGCTCTGATTGATATTGGCGCCAAGACGGCGGCCTATATCCCGATTCAAGAGATGTCAATTAACCGGATTGAAAACCCGGAAGAGGTGCTTCAGTCTCTAGAAATGCGGGAGTTTTTCATTCTAGCTGATGAGAATGAAGACGGTCAGCTGACGCTCTCCATTCGACGTATTGAATATATGCGCGCCTGGGAGCGGGTTCGCCAACTGCAGGAAGAGGATGCCACGGTTCGTTCGGCTGTGTTTGCCACAAATCGAGGGGGAGCCTTGGTGCGAATTGAAGGGCTGCGCGGTTTTATTCCGGGTTCTCATATCAGCACCCGGTCGGCTAAGGAAGAGCTGATTGGCGAAGATTTACCCCTTAAGTTCTTAGAGGTTGACGAAGAGCGCAATCGTCTGGTTCTCAGTCATCGTCGTGCTTTGGTTGAGCGCAAGATGAATCGCCTTGAAGTGGGCGAAGTTGTGGTCGGAACCGTGCGCGGCATTAAGCCCTACGGTGCCTTCATTGACATCGGTGGCGTTAGTGGCCTGCTGCACATTTCAGAGATTTCTCACGATCATATTGATACGCCCCACAGCGTCTTTGGTGTGAACGATCAGCTCAAGGTGATGATCATTGACCTTGACGCTGAGCGCGGTCGTATCTCGCTGTCAACCAAGCAGCTAGAACCTGAGCCTGGTGATATGGTCAAGAATCCTCAGATTGTCTTTGATAAGGCTGAGGAAATGGCGGCTAAGTACCGAGAAGAAGTGCTAGCGAAGCGTCAGCAGGCTGAGCAGCCTCAGGAAGCCGATGTTGAAGAAGAGGCGACTGCAGCCGTCTAG
- the pdxA gene encoding 4-hydroxythreonine-4-phosphate dehydrogenase PdxA, producing the protein MVQQRPRLAIALGDPAGIGPEVILKALAHGSLDCGVTIFGHRSLLTDCYQQLIDQGAQDCIDPERLMIVDVGESISAHWGQPTVETGAASFCYAKTAIERTLAGEFDAVVTGPIAKSVWKQAGHHYAGQTELLAECARVERFGMMFVARSPHTQWQLRALLATTHIPLAEVPRQLTPGLLSLKLDLLLNCLKDNFGLTAPRIAIAGLNPHSGEQGQLGREEIDWIIPWLEEMRSQHPQITLDGPIPPDTMWVKPGQAWYGPGIDAPHDAYLALYHDQGLIPVKLMAFDRAVNTTIGLPFVRTSPDHGTAFDIAGQGIADATSMRAAIELAIELTAHRQN; encoded by the coding sequence GTGGTTCAACAGCGCCCACGATTAGCGATTGCCCTTGGGGATCCGGCAGGTATTGGTCCTGAGGTGATTCTCAAGGCGCTAGCTCACGGCTCGCTGGACTGTGGCGTTACGATATTTGGTCATAGAAGTCTTTTAACGGACTGCTATCAGCAGCTCATTGATCAAGGCGCTCAGGATTGTATTGATCCTGAGCGCTTGATGATCGTTGATGTTGGAGAGTCGATCTCGGCTCATTGGGGGCAGCCTACTGTGGAGACGGGGGCTGCTAGCTTCTGTTATGCGAAGACTGCGATTGAGCGGACTTTGGCCGGTGAGTTTGATGCCGTCGTCACGGGGCCGATCGCCAAATCTGTCTGGAAGCAGGCGGGGCATCACTATGCGGGTCAGACGGAATTGCTGGCGGAATGTGCGAGGGTTGAGCGCTTTGGCATGATGTTTGTGGCTCGATCTCCCCATACTCAGTGGCAGTTGCGGGCTTTGCTGGCGACCACTCATATTCCCTTGGCTGAGGTGCCTCGGCAGTTAACTCCCGGCCTGCTGTCGCTGAAGCTCGATCTATTACTTAATTGTCTGAAGGATAATTTTGGACTGACGGCTCCGCGAATTGCGATCGCAGGTCTTAATCCCCACAGCGGCGAACAGGGACAGCTAGGACGCGAAGAAATCGATTGGATCATTCCTTGGCTAGAGGAGATGCGATCGCAACATCCTCAAATCACTTTAGACGGACCTATCCCGCCGGATACGATGTGGGTTAAACCAGGACAGGCTTGGTATGGTCCCGGCATAGACGCACCCCATGATGCCTATTTGGCGCTTTATCACGATCAGGGCTTAATTCCCGTGAAGCTGATGGCCTTCGATCGAGCTGTTAACACGACCATTGGTCTCCCGTTTGTGAGAACCTCTCCCGATCACGGCACTGCTTTTGACATCGCAGGTCAAGGAATTGCAGATGCAACGAGTATGCGGGCTGCAATCGAGTTAGCGATCGAACTGACGGCCCATAGACAGAATTGA
- a CDS encoding PAS domain S-box protein, giving the protein MTLLKDVVVNMSQSSTVCTLALASGEATSDQRRSYALVMMEDKLLGILTERDLVKKIAEGACFAEMMALEVMSTSVITLNASEIKDVFTPVNLMRQYRIRHLPVLNDQDEVVGVITSARLRQALPASALLKRRQVAEVMATQIITAAPSTPVIEVAQLMAIHRVSCVVIQISEAHSPQGIITEYDIVQIQRLELNLTTLLAETAMSSPLECLHPEDQLWEVQQKMQQLHVRRLVVVNDQGILAGLITQTSILSVLDPQEMTSTIEMLQQQVEQLQDERVKLLQERNLNLETQVQTSESSLLVCQEKFRATFEQAAVGIAHINLDGYFIAINQRFSQVLGYSAADLLNKHFTELTFEEDKEAGLDDLQKLIRGDISSFAQEKRYYRQDSSTFWGNVTVSAATRPSGESDYLIVVLEDISSRKQAETDLQHLNRELEERVSLSTLAFKASEQRYRMLFEFAPDLLFVLNMKGEIQTVNTAVIQRLGYTKAELAGKSLPNCLVTGSPEMHAKDFESLLKHGTSRKEMEVLCRNGSTLSVDCACSIIADTLGKAPYILVIQRDISDLVQAKAKLKASEELFRLAFEEAAIGMALVAPDGRWLQVNQAICDLVGYSAAELLDLDFQTITYPDDLGTDLSHVTKMLAGDITTYQMEKRYLHKQGHIVWVLLSVSLVRDHQAHPLCFISQIQDISTRKNLEMRLRGSEQQMRSVFEAMHDLVLICTIQDNTITGIDIAPTTPKIEDDCSSDLASQTLEYLWDSAETVPGQKIQQVMATDTSVQFEYKLSMCGRERWYSANISPLAGQAILWVARDITALKQAEKDLFREKELAQVTLESIGDAVITTDTQGNIYHFNPVAEHLTGWKTSETQGRPLAEVFHLVHEETRQPAENPIQKALREDRVVGLANHTVLVARNGTEYAIEDSAAPIQDRDGQVIGAVMVFHDVTHSRNLTRQLSWQASHDPLTGLANRRKFEQILLHALQVSQEEAQQHVLCFLDLDQFKVINDTCGHAAGDEVLRQVSKLLQQAIRVTDVLARLGGDEFAILLHQCPLERATEIAENLRQAIQSFRFQWNNKAFSIGASIGLVTIDQESADLESIVGAADAACYAAKAKGRNRIQVYQDDDATLLQQRGEQQWSVRIKQALEDDLFCLYGQAIVPTIENSGKQYFCEILLRMIDEQNRVVTAGEFIPAAERYNLILEVDKWVISKFLNDFYPRLHMSKEQKAQPTQYMINLSGASVGDGQFLHFLKQQLGQHPEAAQWICFEITETAIISNLGQAVSFMKEIKELGCSFALDDFGAGMSSFAYLKTLPVDYLKIDGGFMDDLADDPATYAIVESINHIGHVMGLQTIAEFVSSVEIREKLQSISVNYVQGFDIELPKALAV; this is encoded by the coding sequence ATGACCTTGCTTAAGGACGTAGTGGTGAACATGAGTCAATCATCCACTGTCTGTACCTTAGCCTTGGCTTCAGGAGAAGCTACATCAGATCAGCGGCGCAGCTATGCCTTGGTGATGATGGAAGATAAGCTGCTGGGTATTCTCACCGAACGGGATTTAGTGAAGAAGATAGCGGAGGGGGCTTGTTTTGCCGAGATGATGGCTCTGGAGGTGATGAGTACCTCTGTTATCACCCTCAATGCCTCAGAGATCAAGGATGTCTTTACGCCTGTCAACCTGATGCGCCAGTATCGCATTCGGCACTTACCTGTTCTTAATGATCAGGATGAAGTCGTCGGGGTGATTACCTCTGCTCGTCTCCGGCAAGCCTTGCCCGCCTCGGCACTGCTCAAGCGAAGGCAGGTAGCAGAGGTGATGGCCACTCAAATTATCACTGCTGCTCCCAGCACCCCCGTCATCGAAGTGGCTCAGTTGATGGCGATCCATCGGGTGAGCTGCGTGGTAATTCAGATTTCTGAAGCCCATTCTCCCCAGGGCATCATCACTGAATATGACATTGTTCAAATCCAACGACTAGAGCTGAATCTGACGACCCTTCTTGCTGAAACGGCCATGAGTTCGCCGCTGGAGTGCTTACATCCTGAAGATCAGCTTTGGGAAGTCCAGCAGAAAATGCAGCAGCTCCATGTTCGGCGCTTAGTCGTGGTCAATGATCAGGGGATTCTTGCAGGTCTAATCACCCAAACCAGCATCTTATCGGTGCTAGACCCGCAAGAGATGACCTCAACCATTGAGATGCTGCAGCAACAGGTAGAGCAACTCCAAGATGAACGGGTCAAGCTGCTGCAGGAACGCAACTTGAATTTAGAAACACAGGTGCAAACAAGTGAATCATCACTGCTAGTCTGTCAGGAGAAATTTCGAGCCACCTTTGAGCAAGCTGCAGTGGGTATTGCCCATATCAATCTTGATGGATACTTTATCGCCATCAACCAACGTTTTTCCCAAGTCCTAGGCTACTCAGCAGCTGATCTGCTCAATAAACACTTTACAGAATTGACCTTTGAAGAAGATAAAGAAGCTGGCCTCGATGACCTTCAGAAGCTGATTCGAGGAGATATCTCCTCTTTTGCCCAAGAGAAGCGATACTACCGTCAAGACAGCTCCACTTTCTGGGGGAATGTCACCGTCTCTGCCGCAACTCGGCCCTCCGGTGAATCGGATTACCTGATTGTGGTTCTTGAGGATATCAGCAGTAGAAAACAGGCGGAGACAGACCTCCAGCACCTCAATCGTGAATTAGAAGAGAGGGTGTCGCTCAGTACCCTTGCTTTTAAGGCTAGTGAGCAGCGATACCGAATGTTATTTGAGTTTGCCCCTGATTTGCTCTTTGTCCTGAATATGAAAGGGGAGATTCAAACTGTAAATACAGCAGTTATCCAGCGATTGGGGTATACAAAAGCGGAACTCGCAGGGAAATCATTACCGAATTGCTTGGTGACGGGTTCCCCAGAGATGCATGCCAAAGATTTTGAGTCTTTGCTAAAACACGGAACCTCTCGGAAAGAAATGGAGGTACTGTGTCGCAATGGTTCCACCCTCTCGGTAGACTGCGCTTGCTCCATCATTGCTGATACCTTGGGTAAAGCTCCCTACATTCTGGTCATTCAGCGAGATATTAGCGATCTGGTTCAGGCAAAAGCGAAGCTCAAAGCTAGTGAAGAGCTGTTTCGCCTTGCCTTTGAAGAAGCTGCCATTGGTATGGCTTTAGTTGCACCTGACGGACGCTGGCTGCAGGTGAACCAGGCTATTTGTGACCTTGTTGGCTACAGCGCGGCAGAGCTGCTGGATCTAGATTTTCAGACCATTACTTACCCCGACGATTTAGGGACAGATCTTAGCCACGTCACGAAAATGTTGGCTGGAGACATCACGACTTATCAGATGGAGAAGCGATATCTCCATAAGCAAGGCCACATCGTTTGGGTTCTATTGAGTGTTTCATTGGTGCGCGATCATCAGGCTCACCCCCTCTGCTTTATCTCTCAAATTCAAGACATCAGTACCCGAAAAAATCTCGAAATGAGACTGCGTGGCTCAGAACAGCAAATGCGCTCTGTCTTTGAAGCCATGCATGATTTAGTTCTGATCTGTACCATCCAGGACAATACGATTACCGGAATTGATATCGCTCCCACGACGCCAAAAATTGAGGATGATTGTTCTAGCGACTTAGCCAGTCAAACCCTTGAATATCTTTGGGACAGCGCTGAGACAGTACCAGGACAAAAGATACAGCAGGTTATGGCCACTGATACATCGGTTCAATTTGAGTACAAACTCTCTATGTGCGGTCGAGAACGGTGGTATTCAGCCAATATCTCTCCGTTAGCTGGACAGGCTATTCTCTGGGTTGCTCGGGATATCACGGCTCTTAAGCAGGCAGAGAAAGACCTATTTCGAGAGAAAGAACTGGCGCAGGTAACGCTGGAGTCCATTGGTGATGCCGTCATCACCACCGATACCCAGGGAAATATCTACCACTTCAATCCAGTGGCAGAACACCTTACAGGGTGGAAAACGTCGGAGACACAAGGACGCCCCCTCGCTGAGGTCTTTCACCTTGTCCATGAAGAAACGCGGCAGCCTGCCGAGAACCCTATTCAAAAAGCATTGCGGGAAGACCGTGTGGTGGGTCTAGCCAACCACACGGTTCTAGTGGCTCGTAATGGAACTGAATATGCAATTGAGGATTCTGCAGCCCCCATTCAAGACCGAGATGGTCAGGTTATCGGGGCCGTTATGGTTTTTCATGATGTGACTCATTCTCGTAATCTCACCCGTCAGCTCTCATGGCAGGCCAGTCATGATCCATTGACCGGCCTTGCCAATCGTCGCAAATTTGAACAGATCCTCCTCCACGCACTGCAGGTATCTCAAGAAGAGGCACAGCAGCATGTGCTTTGCTTTTTGGACCTTGACCAGTTCAAGGTTATCAATGATACCTGTGGCCACGCAGCGGGTGATGAAGTACTCCGTCAGGTGTCGAAGCTTTTGCAACAGGCCATTCGGGTAACAGATGTTCTAGCTCGCTTAGGAGGAGATGAGTTTGCAATTCTCCTTCATCAATGTCCGTTGGAGCGGGCGACTGAGATTGCGGAAAACCTACGCCAAGCGATTCAATCCTTTAGATTTCAATGGAACAATAAAGCGTTTAGCATTGGAGCAAGCATTGGCCTCGTGACTATAGATCAAGAGAGTGCTGACCTAGAGAGCATTGTGGGGGCTGCTGATGCAGCCTGCTATGCAGCGAAGGCCAAGGGCCGCAATCGCATTCAAGTGTATCAGGATGATGATGCAACCCTCTTACAACAGCGTGGAGAACAGCAGTGGAGCGTACGGATTAAGCAAGCGCTGGAGGATGATCTTTTCTGTTTATATGGTCAGGCAATCGTCCCAACGATAGAGAATTCTGGAAAGCAATACTTCTGTGAAATTTTGCTGCGGATGATTGATGAGCAGAATAGGGTGGTTACGGCAGGGGAGTTTATTCCGGCAGCAGAACGCTACAATCTCATCTTAGAGGTTGATAAATGGGTGATTAGTAAGTTCCTGAACGACTTTTATCCTCGTTTACATATGAGCAAGGAACAGAAGGCACAGCCTACCCAATATATGATTAACCTATCCGGGGCGAGTGTGGGGGATGGGCAATTCCTTCACTTCCTGAAGCAGCAATTGGGGCAACATCCAGAGGCGGCCCAGTGGATTTGCTTTGAAATTACGGAAACGGCGATTATCTCCAACTTGGGCCAAGCCGTTAGCTTTATGAAGGAGATCAAGGAATTGGGCTGTTCGTTTGCGCTCGATGACTTTGGGGCAGGCATGTCATCTTTCGCCTATCTCAAAACATTGCCCGTCGATTATCTCAAGATTGATGGTGGGTTTATGGATGACCTGGCAGATGACCCGGCGACCTATGCGATTGTGGAATCCATCAACCATATTGGGCATGTGATGGGGCTGCAAACGATTGCTGAATTCGTTAGCAGTGTAGAGATTCGAGAAAAACTTCAGAGCATCAGCGTCAATTATGTGCAGGGTTTTGATATTGAACTTCCAAAAGCGTTGGCCGTGTGA